TCTAAATCAAGGTGTTGGCATCAAACTTCAAGGCCCTGTGTACCTAtgggactgcctttcccagtatgtcccccaaagagagCTATAATCTGCAAATACaaatctgctggtgatccctggccctagagaaatcTGGTTGGCCACAACCAAAACCAGAGCTTCCTTGGTCTTGGCtgctgtctggtggaatgagctaccaactGAGACCAAAAGTTCCATAGGGCTGGTAAAATGGTCCTCTTCCACCCTgctcatggttgaggccaggataaatgGAGGAATAACTATGGGTTTCCCATCTGACGTCCCCTCCGATTATGCCAGCTCTTCCCTGTGCTTTGGGTGGTTCTCCTGCTATAGTCTCTGAAGAGTTTCTAAGTAGggaagagtctgcacttactttctttattccattgtcaatcctgttgaattcagatcgctttgaactcggatcttcctctcccccccccctccccattgaaacaggaaagtcttctgcacgtggttagggtagtccggaaggtggggggagccaagctttctttcttttctgttgactTTTCTGTGGACTGTTGAGTGTCTTTCCAGTTGGCCTGCACGCTTTACTCCCTGAACGCACAGGGCCCCCATTGACCGCCTCTTACCTATTGTGAGCTGAAATCCTGGATCTGACCCTGAATTCAGATCATCTTCCCCACTGCTGCTCCTCTTTCTGGACCTCCCCTGCTCCCAAACCCCAGGTGGTAATGGTAATTGAGCTGCAGAAGTTCCTTCCAAGAGACCAAGTCTCATAGAGCAGGGCTTTTCTATGACCTGGAAGGCCTATCGTCCCAATATGCTTGTGGCCCTTGAAATACTGATCTTTCCCTCTTCTCTACCCGCAGGCCATAAGGATCTGGGCATTATGACCTTCAAAGGGTGTGCGTCCGAAGCCATGTGCCATAGTTCTCTTCTGGCCTTAGTGCAGGAGATCGATGATGCTGAAATCCTGTGTTGCCAAGGCAACCTCTGCAACACACGCATTGTGAACGGTGTGGTGACGGAATTTAGAGTCTCTGACGAGTCTCCTGACCTCTCTGAGGATGAAGAGTGCTCAGCTACCGCTGCCTCCACACCTGGCAATGCAGCAAGCCCTGCCTGTGGCTACAAGAATGAGGAAGACGAAGCAGTCCCATCTCCTGGGAGCCATGCCAGTAATAAGACATCAACGGTGGACCACAATGACATCCTTGCAGACAACACGACGGGCCATGAAAACAATACCACTGCAGGCAACCCTGTGACAACTTCCCTTCACCCTGGTGAAGTCGCTGTGGATGAGCAAGAGTTCTATGATGACTTGTTTACTGGCTATTATGAGGTTGAGACAGCCTCTCCTATAGGTGATACAGCGTCTGAACACCACGCAACAGGTGGCTCCCCATCTACCACGAACTTGGACAGGAACAACTTGCCAGGAGCTGGCAACACCTCATCCAGCAATCACGGCAACGTTGTTGTGCTGGTCCCCATCATAGTTCCCAAGAGGAATGTGACAGCTACCACCactttgtcctcctcctccttctcctttgaaGCAACCAACACCAATGACGTTGTGGGAGCAGCCCACGATGACGATGTAGAGtgtgaggaggaagaaaaagacatCAGCCCTAGGGAGCATTTCACAGCTTACAAAGAGCATCAAGGTGCATCCACACAGTCCCCACGAAGCACTGTTGTCCTAGGTGGTGACCATTCCAACACTGGTGTCTTCACCACAGAGAGACATGGGTCTACTCACTCTCCTGCAACAGGTACTGCAGAAAGCACCAATGTAGgccacagccattttgtccaCTCCCAGGGCACCACTTCCAAACACAGCCCACGTCCTGGACTTTCAGGGCCAAGCAGCCCTGGAGCCACCAACGTAGTTGCCACAGGTGGTGAGAACTTCGTAGCTGGTGGCAGCACACCTCCAGCCAACACCGTTCTTCCCATCCCCTATATTACGACCAAGGAGAATGACACTTTTGCCACTGGCTCAGCCAACCCCTCTATGACTGACGCCAGTGTGCCTGCTGCCAACAACAACCCTGACAGAGAGGCCCTGGTTTCAGGCAGTGAAGTGGGCACTTCCCGTCCCAAGAACAAGATCCCTTGCAAGCGGCCAGGAACTCCAAGGCAACCAGGTGTGAACTTGATGTCCTCACCTGAAGCTGAGAAACAGGTCATGGGAGACAGCACCTCTTGGAACAACGCCGACCACCCACAGCGCAGCGTGCCTGGCAAAACCCACTTTCCAGACAAAACCAACCCCTACAGTGGTGCCTTTGGCCTAGCCACCAATTTGGGGTTATTTTCCCTCACCCTCTTCCTGGCTGCTCTGTTACACTGAGCTCCCCTGGACCACTTTGTGAGCATCTTGAATTTGATGAGTCCTGATTCTCAGTTCCATTATTGACATAGTCTCGTTCCCTTTTTTAAGTGAAAGGAGGGTTTACACCCAGGTAGGGTGTTCTGGATCCTAAGATGACCTTAAACCCAGAAACGTGAGGGTTCTAACTCAAGGCATTAAACCAGGATACCTGGAATTTGTACAAGAATATGGGTTTGGTGTGGGACAGAATAAACGTGCATCTGTGTCATTGAATAGAATCTCAGCCTTGTTCTGTAGGAATGAGAATATAACTCTCTGCTTTTCGCCGAAAAGAGAGTTTCCATTCAATAAGCTGTTTTCAGGAGGTGGCCATATTGCTGGAGATAGATAGATCCAATGAAATATACCCAAAGGATGCTTGACCCCTAATATGGTGGTGCTAGtccattgctgtgtacatgcccaccccaggcccctccccttcccaccccctccaggctcatcattgccCATCTGGGGAACGGGTGGGTGGGTCAACtggactatatatagtcatatcacccaataaaagtttaacaaactgaaacaaatatattaaaaatcaattaactcccatccatttgggaaacccttccaggaccgtcaagaaaccccaggatttcatgaaaccctcgttgagaaagtCTGTGCTAGTCCAATGCATAGGGTGGAATTGATTTTTACCAAACTGAGTTGCATCCACAGAGAAATCCTTACTCTGTAATGATGCGTGGAAACAGGTTCTATCTATTGTGGAATCTATcactgggtatttttttttttgctgttacaTTTTTTGACAAGTGCAAGGGACGacagcatagaatcacagaatcatagaataatagagttggaagggacctcatgggtcatctagtccaaccccctgcactatgagggacactcacatcccaatcgctcatctactgttacctgccacccctttgccttcacagaatctgcctctcctaAGAAATCCGTTCCACAAAAGGAAAATCTGGTCTCCAGTACCCATGGAGTTTCTAAAGataaggcagcatataaatcccaaaataaaaaaaGTAAATTAATTGGTCATCTGTGTTAAAGGAGGTTAGCCAACAAAGCTAAGTGGAGAGCTTAGTGCACCATAGTGGCACCATAGGTTTGTCCATGGTAGGTCAACTCCAGGATAGAAACAAAGAACTGCTAAGCTCAGGTGGTGTCTGTACAATGGATTTCCTGTTCTATGCATAAATAGGGATTGATGTTACTTTTTTTCAATAAATGGTGTCAGAGTTCCATACGAGAACTTCGGTGGTCTAAcaaattgttgaaggctttcatggctggagtcaacCAGTTGCTGTGGGGTTTTCAGACTGTGGGGCTGTGGTCTGGTCGTTTTTGTCCCTGCCGTTTTGCCAGTCATTGTGGtcggcatcttcagaggtaggacgcggcaagatgggaatctctccatgccaaagagcGAGATTCCTGTCTTGTTgagtcctgcctctgaagatttaTGTCTTTGGTTTCTTGAAATCTCACTGCATTTCTAGCCATAAAACTGCAGAGATGGGACACAGTTTCTTAAACTGGATTTACTCGATCAGCAATTTCTGATTAACGCTTCCTCAATTCCTTTTCTGACTCACTGAGAACTGACAAACAGGGCTGCATTAATCAGCATTAAAAAGGTTTGTTTTctgtgattattatttattatcaatTTTAAAACATTGGCGCAGTATACAACATCCTATCAACCACCGATTAAGTCAGTTGTATTACAGAtggttcctggcaaatagatggggaagaaatggagatagtgacagattttattttcctgggctccaagatcactgcagatggggactgcagcatagaaattaaaagacgcttgctcctggggaggaaagctatggcaaatctagacagcatcctaaaaagcagaaacatcaccctgccaacaaaagtgcatctagtcaaggctatggtcttcccagttgcaatgtatggctgcgaaagttggaccataaggaaggccgagcagcaaagaattgaggcttttgaactctggtgctggagaagactcttgcgagtccctcggactgcaaggcgaacaaactggtcagtcctagaggagatcagccctgactgctctttagaaggccagatcctgaggatgaaactcaaatattttggccacctcatgagaaggaaggcatTCCTACACTTGACTCTTCTTATCTCAGGTACCAAGTTTCGCTTTTTAAAAGTTGCTGGACATCTAAGTAGCCAGCTCCAGGCTAGagaacccctggagatttgggtggtagAACCTGGGGGGTGGTAGAACCTgggatcagtcctagaggagatcagccctgactgctccttcgaaggccagatcctgaagatgaaactcaaaatactttggccacctcatgagaaggaaggactccctggagaagagcctaatgctgggagcgactgagggcaaaagaaggggacgacagagaacgaggtggctggatggagtcactgaagcagtaggtgcaaacttaaatggactccggggaatggtagaggacaggaaggatcattgtccatggggtcacgatgggtcggacacgacttcccacctaacaacaagaacctggggaggacagggaccttggcGGGGTCCTGTGCCATACAGCCCacttttcaaaagcagccattttctcagggaaactgacctctgtagtctggagatgagatgtaattctgggggaaccccaggtcccacctggagtctggtatCCCTATGGGGACCTGGCCACCCTGAGGGGTGTTGATGCTCCATTTAGCCCATTAACTAAAAATAACTAAGAGCAGCAGACTTGTACAAAGGATTATTTTTAATAGGGAAATCTAGTGTGCGAACACACAAAGCATAGATTGGCTGGTACCTAAGAAGggtctctccctttcttttgctTATCAGGAAAGGTCATTTGAAAGACAATGCTAAGCAACATGAATAGTCCAATgttggctaagcagggtcacttggatgggaggccgccATTGCttgctactcagaggcaggcagcagcaagctacccctgaatatctcttgccttgaaagccccttaggCCTAGCTAGGGTTACCCTATATGGTGTGCAACTTGATGCTAGACAATTATTCTTAGGGCACTGCTTGCTGGAAACAAATggcagagaacgaggtggctggatggagtcactgaagcagtaggtgcaaatttaaatggactctggggaatggtagtggacaggaaggcctggaggatcattgtccatggggttgcgatgggtcggacacgactttgcaactaacaatgaCATTACAGATGGTGAAGTGAGATAGAGACCTTTCTCTACTTTTCTCACACAAGTGtcttcctctttattttcttggcatTTGATTCACAGACATCGAAATCAATTTGGAAACATTTGTTCTGGATATCTGCCTTCTCGGTGCATTATCACGTTGGTGAAATCAGTTTATTTCTTCTGCCTCTAGTAATAAGGATTTTCAAGGAATAGTGCTGTGACCATTGGGGATGTTATAGCCCTCCCCTTATTTAAAATAGCCATCCTTAAATATTGATATATTGCTGTAGTGTTGGAATTATAGTTCAAGCagcttctctgaattcccagttttcattttttttaagcagccctcttccagtttggtgtagtggtttggtgtagccagagccagtttggtgtagtggtta
Above is a window of Paroedura picta isolate Pp20150507F chromosome 5, Ppicta_v3.0, whole genome shotgun sequence DNA encoding:
- the LOC143838835 gene encoding uncharacterized protein LOC143838835, which codes for MAKVLAVSLLFVLLSQAFCLQCNTCQGEYDCVGEIVTCKDPWASCTTSVRKASVSFMDFQTIKKGCARQLYPHQSVSLNSHMMSLSYQSRFCSEDRCNNETYFVSHRPPANHMRCHTCATQGPWCPEGARSQISCVGDQDQCVNLDVTGNTGQLANMKLRGCANLPSCQDTLSFYSGSRTIHASCCDTPLCNSFTPDLHLQSQATNGLECYSCADGDGRESGCSDTTPSTVQCTGLHNMCLEGIGKSRKGHKDLGIMTFKGCASEAMCHSSLLALVQEIDDAEILCCQGNLCNTRIVNGVVTEFRVSDESPDLSEDEECSATAASTPGNAASPACGYKNEEDEAVPSPGSHASNKTSTVDHNDILADNTTGHENNTTAGNPVTTSLHPGEVAVDEQEFYDDLFTGYYEVETASPIGDTASEHHATGGSPSTTNLDRNNLPGAGNTSSSNHGNVVVLVPIIVPKRNVTATTTLSSSSFSFEATNTNDVVGAAHDDDVECEEEEKDISPREHFTAYKEHQGASTQSPRSTVVLGGDHSNTGVFTTERHGSTHSPATGTAESTNVGHSHFVHSQGTTSKHSPRPGLSGPSSPGATNVVATGGENFVAGGSTPPANTVLPIPYITTKENDTFATGSANPSMTDASVPAANNNPDREALVSGSEVGTSRPKNKIPCKRPGTPRQPGVNLMSSPEAEKQVMGDSTSWNNADHPQRSVPGKTHFPDKTNPYSGAFGLATNLGLFSLTLFLAALLH